From the Deinococcus sonorensis KR-87 genome, the window CAGGCCGGAACTGATCACCAGCCTGTACTGGCTGGCCCTCACGGTGGGGCGGTTCGTCTTCGCGTTTCTGGGCAGCCGCGTGTCCATGTTCGCCACGCTGCTGTTCGGGTCGGCGGGGGCAGCGCTGTGTGCCCTGGCCGCCGCCCTGCCGGTCGCCGCGCCGGTGGCGTTCGTACTGGCGGGGTTCTGTGTGGCGCCGCTGTTCGCCACGCTGCTGTCGTGGCTGACCCGCGTGCTGCCCTCGACGCTGGCGCCGTATGCCCTGACGGTGGGCAGCCTGGGCGGCGCGGTGCTGCCGGCCCTGAGCGGCCTGCTGTCCCGCCAGTTCGGGATGGTGAGCATCCCGCTGACCAGCGCGGCGGTAGCGGCCCTGCTGCTGGCGCTGGTGCTGTTGATCCGGCGTCAGGCGGGCAGCTCACGCCCCCGCCAACCGCAACAGAGTTTGTAGACGGGGGGCCGGGCGTATGACACAATGCCTGCGTTCATTTTCGGTGAAGGCACGTCAAGTGGAGGCGGCATGGCACGTGAAATCAAGTTGACCCGCGAGGGTTTCAGCAGACTCGAACAGACCCTCAACAACGAGCGGGCCCGCCTGGAAGAGGCGACCCGGATTCTTCAGGAGCAGATGGAGGCCTCGGCCGACTTTGAGGATACCGGGCTGGAAGACGCCAAACGCGAGAAGCTGAACATCGAGACCCGCATCGAGGAACTTGAGGACACCCTGGCCCGCGCCACCCTGCTGGACGGCCACGCCGACACCGACCGGGTCAGCCTGGGCACCGTGGTGGTGCTGCAGAACGAGACCACCAGCAAGGAGATGCGCGTGCAGCTGGTCAGCGCCCCGGAAGCGGCCGTGCTGGGCGGCTCGCTGCCGCGCATCAGCGAGGACAGCCCGGTGGGCACCCAGTTGCTGGGCCGCCGCGCCGGCGAGACCTTCGTGGTCAACCTCGACAACGGCAAGCAGGTCAAGTACCGGGTCTCGGGCATCGAGTAACGCGGTTACGAAGAGGCGGGCCACTCTAGTTGGAGTGGCCCGCCTGTGTCTTGCCCGCCTCAGGCCTCGCGCCGGGTCAGCTGTTCGGCCAGCGTCAGGATCTGGCCAGCGGCGTCCTGGCCCGGCAGGCCAGCCAGGGCCGCAGACAGCAGCGTCAGCCCCTCGTCGCCCAGCCGGTTGGCCACCTCCTGCGCGTACTGCACCGAGCCGCTTTCGCGCAGCCACTCCAGCAGCGTCAGGATCTGCTGCGGGTCTTTGTCACTGCGGGTCCGGGCCATCTGCGCCAGGAAGGTGGCGCGCTGGTCTGCCGGGGCGTGGTCCAGCCAGTGCAGCACGATCAGGGTCCGCTTGCCCTCCAGCAGGTCGCCGCCGATCTCCTTGCCGTAGAGCGCCGCGTCTCCAATCAGGTTCAGCACGTCGTCGCGGATCTGGAAGGCCGCGCCCAGCGCCACGCCCGCCGCCTCGAAGCGCGGGTCCGGCGTGCGGCCCGCCACCACCGCGCCAAGCCGCAGCGGCACCACCACGGTGTAGTAGCCGGTCTTGAGCCGCACCATCTCCAGGTAATCGTCCGGATGCAGCTGCCACTCGCGGTGCTCCACCCACGCCAGGTCCACGTGCTGCCCCTCGGCGGTGCGGTGGATCATGTCCAGCACCTCGCTGAAGGCCCCCGGCACCCCCGCCTGCTGCACCGCGGCCCACATGTAGGCGTGGAGCGCGTCGCCGGCGTTCAGCGCCAGCGGCATGCCGTGCAGCCGGTGCAGGGCCGGCTGGCCGCGCCGGTCCTCCGAGTCGTCGGCGATGTCGTCGTGGATCAGCACCCAGTTCTGAAACAGTTCCAGGGCCGTCGCCAGCCACAGCGCCGATTCCCAGGCCGCGCTGCCCGGCTGCACCCCGTGCGCCTGCGCCGACAGCAGCAGCAGTTCCGAGCGCACGCCCTTGCCCCCGCGCTGCGGGTAGTCGCGCATCATGCGGTAGAGCAGCTGGACTTCGGGTCGCTGGTGGGTGCCGGGCAGCAGGGCCTCCACGCGCTTCAACAGGTCGGGGCGCATCGGGGGAAGTGTAGCGCGGCCGTCAGCCGGGGGCGCCCAGGCAGCGCAGCGCCGGGTGATGGGTGGCCGGCCACTCAGCCCGAAGGGTCCGGTTCAGGGCCGGGCCGGACAGCCGGCCCACCGGCGCTACCCCCAGGCCTGCACCGCACAGCCACAGGTGCTCCATGTTCTGCACCACCTCCAGGGTCACGTTCACTGCTTCCGCCTGCACGCCCAATTCATCCAGCCACGCGGCCCGCGTAACGCTCGGCAGGCCGCCCGCCGGCACCCACCACTGCCCGCCGCTGTGCAGCAGCAGCCCGCTGCGCGAGCCGTCCACCCAGGCGCCGCCCGCGTCCTGCAGCAGCGCTTCCTGGGCGCCGTGGGCCGCGGCCTCACGCGCCGCCAGCCGGTAGGGGAGATAGTTGCCGGTCTTGTGCTGCCCCAGGTGCGGATGCACCTGCACGCCACTCAGGTAGACGCTCAGGCCGGTGTATGGCACCGGTTCCGGCACCAGCGGCCGGTGCGACCAGAACTGGCCCTGCTCCGTCACGGTCAGGCGCAGCAGGCCCCAGGGCAGCGGGTCCAGCGGCGGCAGGGCCGGGTCCGGCGCCGGCAGACCCAGCAGGGCGCAAGTGGACTCCAGCCGCGCCAGGTGCCGCTCCCACAGCAATGGCTCTCCCTGCCGGGTGCGGACGGTGGTGAAAGCGCTGTGCCCGTGCAGCCAGGCCGGGTGGTTCAGCTCTGCCGGCAGCGGCCGGCTCACCGGGCCGCCACGGCGGCGCGGGCCAGCGTCAGCCAGTTGTGCAGCAGCTGCCGTCCCGGGCGGCTCAGCACGCTTTCCGGATGAAACTGCACCCCCCAGGCCGGCGCATGGGCCGCCTCCAGCGCCATGATCTCGCCGGTGGCCGACGTGGCCGTGACGCGGGCCGGGGCCGGGAGCCGCTCCACGATCAGCGAGTGGTAGCGGGTGAACTCGGCGTCCGGCGCAACGCCCTCGAACAGCCCGGTGCCGGCGTGCCGCACCCGCTCCGGCTTGCCGTGGATGGCCGCTGGCGCCCGGGTGACGGTGCCGCCCAGCGCCTCGCCCAGCGCCTGATGCCCCAGGCACACGCCCAGCAGCGGCAGGCCCAGGTCCAGGCAGCGGCGGGTCAAGGGCAGCGTGACGCCGGAGGTCTGCGGGGTGCCGGGGCCCGGACCGATGAGCACGGCGTCCGGCCGCAGCGCCAGCAGGTCGTCCAGACGGGCCGTGTGATCCCGCAGCAGCACCTCGGCGCCCAGCGCGGCCAGATCGTGCGCCAGATTCTGCGTGAACGAATCGAAGTTGTCGAGGAGCAGCACGCGCATGGGGTGCTGGCCCGGCGCTGGGGGAGGCCGCCACCCCACCCCTGGACGCGGCGCGGCGGGCGGCTGGCCGGGGCGCTGCGTTCCCGCCAGCACGTTCAGGAGCGCCTGGGCCTTATGGACCGTCTCCTGTGTCTCCGGCCCGCCGGCGGAGTCCATCACGATGCCGCCACCCGCGCGCACCTCCACGATCCAGCCGCCCGGAGCCGGCGCGAAGGCCGCCGTGCGGATCAGGATGTTCAGCTCGGCTCGCTTCCCGCTGACCACACCCACGCTGCCGGTGTACCAGCCGCGCGGCCCCGGCTCCAGCTCACGGATCGCCTGCATCACCCGGCGTTTGGGCGCCCCGGTGATGGTGCCGCCCGGAAAGGTGGCCTGCAGCAGCCCTGCCACATCCAGATCGGGGCGGGCCACGCCCTCCACCTCGCTCACCAGATGCATCACGTGGCTGTAGCGCTCCACCAGCATCAGGTCCGGCACCTGCACCGTCCCCGGCGCCGACACCCAGCCGAGGTCGTGGCGGATCAGGTCCACCAGCATCAGGTGCTCGGCCTGCTCCTTCGGGCTGGCCCGCAGCTCCCGTTCCAGCCGCTCGTCCTGCGGGGGAGTTTCGCCGCGCGGATGGGTCCCGGCGATGGGCCGCGCCGTCACCCGGTGGCCTTCCCAGCGGGTCAGCTGCTCGGGACTGCAGGACACCACCACGCCGTCACCCAGCTCGGCGTAGGCCATGTACGGGCTGGGGTTGTTGTCGCGCAGCCGCAGGTAGGCGGCCAGCGGATCGCCCTGCGCGCTGGCCCGCACCCCGCGCGACAGGTTGACCTGATACACCTCGCCCGCCAGGATCAGCTGCTGGACCGCCGCCACGCCCGCCGGGTAGTCCAGGTCGTCCGGGGAAAAGGCCCCGACCGTCAGCTCCGGGTCCGGTGCCTCTGGCCCACCTAGAAGTGCCACCCAGTCCAGGTGCGCCTCGCCCATCAGCGTCAGCGAGTCGGTCTGCCGGTCCCAGATCAGCCCGCTGGGATGCCAGCCCCAGTGCTGGGCCGGTCCGGTTGGCGGGTGGGTGGGCAGGCCCCAGCCGGCGGCGGCCTCGTACTGCAGGCCGCCCAGCCACGCCGGAAAGAACGCTTCACCGTCCGGGCGCGGCGGCAGGTCGTGGATGAGTTGCACCGGCGCGGCGCTCAGCAGGGTGTAGCGCGAGGTGGGCGTGACCGGCCCCAGCGACTCCAGCAGCACGATGCCCGGCACGCCGGCGGCCCGCAGCCGCAGCAGGACCTGGCGTGGGCTGAGCCGGGGCAGCATCGTCACGGCCCCGAGTATAGCCGCGTCTACAGCCCCAGCAGGCCCAGCGGGGCCGTCACACTCAGCTCCGAGCGGAACGGGGCCACCAGCCCCCGGGTGCGGGCGCTCGCGGTCTCGACGTTGGCGTTCAGATCCGGCAGCTGCCCCTTCTGAATGGCCCCGGCCACCGCCGCAAAGTTGATGTCCGGCACCCCCAGCGCCTTGTTCACCTCTCCGCGTACGTAGGTGTAGCGGGCGGCGCTCAGACGCTCGCGGGTCAGGGCCCTCTGCTGCGCGGCCCGCGCCTGACCGATGCTGCCGGACGCGTCCTTCAGCACGCCCGCCACGGTCAGCAGGTTGGGCGTCTGGCCCTGCTGCATCTGCGTGAACACCCGCTCCACGCCAGAGAAGCTGCTGCCCATCGCCTGCCGCACATCCCGGCGCACCCGCACGAAGCGCTGCACGTCGCTGGCGGTCAGGGCCGTCTGGGCCGGGGCGGTCGTGGCGCCGCCGCTCTGCGGCTGCGTCTGCGCCGGCGGCGTGCCGAAGCCGGCCAGAAAATTCTGGACCGGCTTGTAGATCAGGACATAGCCGAGCACCAGCAGCACGCCCAGGATCAGCACGCCGCTGCCCAGGCAGCCAAAGCAGCCGCAGCCGAAACGGTTCCGGTTCATGAGACAGAGTACGGATCGCCCGCGAGCAGAGTTCCCGCCGGGTGCAGCACCGTGACCAGCGCGGTGCCGCGCGTCAACTGCACCACCAGCTCACCCCCGGCGGCCTCGTTGCTGAGGGTATGGCCGCTGCCGGACGGCACCTCGGCGGCCTGCAGTGGCCAGCGCGCGCCCACGATGCTCAGCCGGTGCAGCGGGCCGGCGGCCAGCACACTGAAGGTCTGCCCGGCGGCCAGGGTCAGGTGCAGCGGTTCGCCGGGGCGCAGCGGGTGGCCGGATTCGTCCCCGCTGTGCAGCAGCACGTCCAGGCCCTCCTGCGCCAGCCGGACCGCCCCCAGCGCCAGCGCGAAGGCGTGGTCGAAGCGGCCCCCGAAGGCGCCCAGGATGGCCAGCGAGGTGGACCCGCGTTCACGCGCCAGCCGGATGGCCAGCTCCGCGTCGGTGCTGTCCTTGGCTCGCGGATGCACGTCTCTGGGGACGTCGAGGGTCAGGCCATCCGAGCTGTCGAAGTCGCCCACCCACAGGTCGACCGGAACCCCCAGGGTGGTGGCGTGCCGCGCCCCTCCGTCCGCCGCGATCACCAGATCGGGGTGCGGCAGGGCGGCCAGCGCCGGTCCCGGGACCAGCCGGCCGCCCACCAGAATCCAGGCGGAGGTCATGCCGCCGGCTCCTCCGGCAGGGTCAGGCACCCGTCCGGCTGAACGGCGGCCCGCAGCGTGTCGCCCAGGCCAGCCGCCTCGCGGGGGCTCAGGTGCAGCACCAGCGGCCCCAGGTCGTGCGCCAGCGTCACCCGCAGGCCGTGTTCCAGCGGCTGCCGGCCCACCACCGGCCACGCCGGCCCCTGGCCCAGCTGCACCGCACTCTCCGGCACCAGCCGCACACGGCCGTCCGGCAGTGGATACAGGTTCGGCTGGCCCAGGAACCTCGCCGCCCAGGCGGTCGCCGGCCGCTCGAAGACCTCTGCCACGGGCCCGGTCTGGACCAGTGCGCCGGCCCGCATCAGCGCCACCGTGTCGGCCAGCGCCTGGGCCTCGCGCTGGTCGTGCGTGACCAGCAGCACC encodes:
- a CDS encoding thiamine diphosphokinase, with translation MTSAWILVGGRLVPGPALAALPHPDLVIAADGGARHATTLGVPVDLWVGDFDSSDGLTLDVPRDVHPRAKDSTDAELAIRLARERGSTSLAILGAFGGRFDHAFALALGAVRLAQEGLDVLLHSGDESGHPLRPGEPLHLTLAAGQTFSVLAAGPLHRLSIVGARWPLQAAEVPSGSGHTLSNEAAGGELVVQLTRGTALVTVLHPAGTLLAGDPYSVS
- a CDS encoding polyprenyl synthetase family protein, whose translation is MRPDLLKRVEALLPGTHQRPEVQLLYRMMRDYPQRGGKGVRSELLLLSAQAHGVQPGSAAWESALWLATALELFQNWVLIHDDIADDSEDRRGQPALHRLHGMPLALNAGDALHAYMWAAVQQAGVPGAFSEVLDMIHRTAEGQHVDLAWVEHREWQLHPDDYLEMVRLKTGYYTVVVPLRLGAVVAGRTPDPRFEAAGVALGAAFQIRDDVLNLIGDAALYGKEIGGDLLEGKRTLIVLHWLDHAPADQRATFLAQMARTRSDKDPQQILTLLEWLRESGSVQYAQEVANRLGDEGLTLLSAALAGLPGQDAAGQILTLAEQLTRREA
- a CDS encoding chorismate-binding protein, whose product is MLPRLSPRQVLLRLRAAGVPGIVLLESLGPVTPTSRYTLLSAAPVQLIHDLPPRPDGEAFFPAWLGGLQYEAAAGWGLPTHPPTGPAQHWGWHPSGLIWDRQTDSLTLMGEAHLDWVALLGGPEAPDPELTVGAFSPDDLDYPAGVAAVQQLILAGEVYQVNLSRGVRASAQGDPLAAYLRLRDNNPSPYMAYAELGDGVVVSCSPEQLTRWEGHRVTARPIAGTHPRGETPPQDERLERELRASPKEQAEHLMLVDLIRHDLGWVSAPGTVQVPDLMLVERYSHVMHLVSEVEGVARPDLDVAGLLQATFPGGTITGAPKRRVMQAIRELEPGPRGWYTGSVGVVSGKRAELNILIRTAAFAPAPGGWIVEVRAGGGIVMDSAGGPETQETVHKAQALLNVLAGTQRPGQPPAAPRPGVGWRPPPAPGQHPMRVLLLDNFDSFTQNLAHDLAALGAEVLLRDHTARLDDLLALRPDAVLIGPGPGTPQTSGVTLPLTRRCLDLGLPLLGVCLGHQALGEALGGTVTRAPAAIHGKPERVRHAGTGLFEGVAPDAEFTRYHSLIVERLPAPARVTATSATGEIMALEAAHAPAWGVQFHPESVLSRPGRQLLHNWLTLARAAVAAR
- a CDS encoding aminotransferase class IV produces the protein MSRPLPAELNHPAWLHGHSAFTTVRTRQGEPLLWERHLARLESTCALLGLPAPDPALPPLDPLPWGLLRLTVTEQGQFWSHRPLVPEPVPYTGLSVYLSGVQVHPHLGQHKTGNYLPYRLAAREAAAHGAQEALLQDAGGAWVDGSRSGLLLHSGGQWWVPAGGLPSVTRAAWLDELGVQAEAVNVTLEVVQNMEHLWLCGAGLGVAPVGRLSGPALNRTLRAEWPATHHPALRCLGAPG
- a CDS encoding GreA/GreB family elongation factor; the protein is MAREIKLTREGFSRLEQTLNNERARLEEATRILQEQMEASADFEDTGLEDAKREKLNIETRIEELEDTLARATLLDGHADTDRVSLGTVVVLQNETTSKEMRVQLVSAPEAAVLGGSLPRISEDSPVGTQLLGRRAGETFVVNLDNGKQVKYRVSGIE